Proteins from a single region of Hordeum vulgare subsp. vulgare chromosome 6H, MorexV3_pseudomolecules_assembly, whole genome shotgun sequence:
- the LOC123406142 gene encoding 65-kDa microtubule-associated protein 3-like: MEPRLELLLRELREAWDEVGEAEEDRGEALRALEEDCLAVYRAKVAQVRQQGARLRAEVAAALAELAALRAAVGDDPRTAAPRTSAGSLREELRAIAPELEEVRRRRDEMRRQFTEVTELIDRLQQEMTPVERPPPPRVDADPDDLTMNSLQELRAHLRHLQSEKENRIKKMAELTSSLHASSSVLGMDPREVTTSLEEAGAVAAAGDISDGAIARLESEAERLREAKRGRMQRLQDLVVAMLELWSLMDTPPEEQSRFQGVACNVAASEDEITEPGALSATAIGEVEAEVARLEGLKGRRMKDLLARKRGELREIRRRARIVSAQEEEEEEEDGGGEEFVSDDDCCAHAAERSLVLERLDARISEARDEEFSRKEVLERMERWLAALEEESWLEEYNRNENRYNVGKGTHLVLKRAEKARALVSKMPAMAEALTAKVVAWEKERGTKFVYDGEGLLDMLEDYDNTRKEKEQERKKQRDQRRLQGQSTVESPVARALSKNLRNVTRTLSMGGSKKMTVSASSSSLSPSRPTTPSYLKPSFSPRRSDDGQMVSQDSFE; encoded by the exons ATGGAGCCCCGTCTCGAGCTGCTGCTGCGGGAACTCCGGGAAGCGTGGGACGAGGTCGGCGAGGCGGAGGAGGACCGGGGGGAGGCGCTACGGGCGCTCGAGGAGGACTGCCTCGCCGTCTACAGGGCCAAGGTCGCGCAGGTGAGGCAGCAAGGCGCGCGCCTGCGGGCGGAGGTCGCCGCCGCGCTCGCCGAGCTGGCCGCCCTCCGCGCCGCCGTCGGCGACGACCCGCGGACTGCTGCCCCCCGGACCAGCGCCGGGAGCCTCAGGGAGGAGCTGCGCGCGATCGCGccggagctggaggaggtgaggcgGCGGCGGGACGAGATGCGTCGGCAGTTCACGGAGGTGACGGAGCTCATCGACCGGCTCCAGCAGGAGATGACGCCCGTCGAGCGGCCGCCCCCGCCGCGAGTCGACGCCGACCCCGACGACCTCACCATGAATAGTCTCCAGGAGCTCAGAGCGCACCTGCGGCATCTCCAATCCGAGAAG GAGAATCGCATCAAGAAGATGGCAGAGCTCACGAGCTCCCTGCACGCGTCCTCCTCGGTTCTCGGCATGGATCCGCGAGAGGTCACCACGAGCCTCGAAGAAGCaggcgccgtcgccgccgccggcgaCATCAGCGACGGGGCGATCGCGAGGCTGGAATCGGAGGCGGAGAGGCTGAGGGAGGCCAAGCGGGGCAGGATGCAGAGGCTGCAGGACCTGGTGGTGGCCATGCTGGAGCTGTGGAGCCTGATGGACACGCCGCCGGAGGAGCAGAGCCGGTTCCAGGGCGTGGCCTGCAACGTGGCGGCCTCGGAGGACGAGATCACCGAGCCCGGCGCGCTCTCGGCCACCGCCATCGGCGAGGTCGAGGCCGAGGTGGCGCGGCTGGAGGGCCTCAAGGGGCGCCGGATGAAGGACCTGCTGGCCAGGAAGCGCGGCGAGCTTAGAGAGATCCGGCGCCGCGCGCGCATCGTCTCCGcgcaggaggaagaggaggaggaggaggacggcggcggcgaggagttcGTGTCCGACGACGACTGCTGCGCTCACGCGGCGGAGCGGTCGCTGGTGCTAGAGCGGCTGGATGCCCGGATCTCGGAGGCCAGAGACGAGGAGTTCAGCCGGAAGGAGGTGCTGGAGAGGATGGAGAGGTGGCTGGCGGCCCTCGAGGAGGAATCCTGGCTCGAGGAGTACAACAGG AACGAGAACAGATACAACGTGGGCAAAGGAACGCACCTCGTGCTGAAGCGCGCCGAGAAGGCCCGCGCCTTGGTCAGCAAGATGCCAG CAATGGCGGAGGCCTTGACGGCGAAGGTGGTGGCCTGGGAGAAGGAAAGAGGAACCAAGTTTGTGTACGATGGT GAGGGGCTTTTGGACATGTTGGAGGACTACGACAACACGAGGAAGGAGAAAGAGCAAGAGAGGAAGAAACAGAGG GACCAGAGGAGGCTGCAGGGGCAGAGCACGGTCGAGTCGCCCGTTGCGAGGGCACTCTCAAAGAACCTCAGGAACGTGACGAGGACATTGTCCATGGGAGGCAGCAAGAAGATGACCGTGtcagcatcgtcatcatcattgtcaccgtcgAGGCCAACCACGCCGAGCTACCTAAAGCCTTCATTCTCGCCGCGGAGGAGCGACGATGGGCAGATGGTGTcgcaagattcttttgagtga